The proteins below are encoded in one region of Candidatus Thiodiazotropha sp. LNASS1:
- a CDS encoding TIGR03752 family integrating conjugative element protein: MAQTTSNRLLPLLAGAVVLMLVFVTQKSCSQEPEDALVLESVPQAPAPDADSPADTIKTLTANVASMTTEVQALRKDNDQLRKENRDLLANRHQIEENVTTRVKRELLSHEKDRESRDRIDAGVLSSLTARVDALSQSLSQRYPNQSGSDIPVGLGLDDVGEGATTSDSLIWVEPLDSVDDAALEANGNSLLQRVGQSTGSALTSATEKTPKIKQALTQELSTVHPVYTVPRNATLIGSTAMTALVGRVPVQGQVRDPMPFKVITGADNLAANGLTVPGVQGMVWSGTAVGDWTLSCVTGRLDSVTFVFEDGTIRTISGDDRGNQGGGAEKPLGWISDEQGIPCITGERKTNAPAFLSQRIGVMAIQAAAEAAANAETTSVVSNAGSVSSSVSGDTGRFVLGKTISGGSEEVSKWLLERQSQSFDAVFVPAGIRIAIHVDLELPIDFDTTGRKLTHETDLDPYRRTRLD, translated from the coding sequence ATGGCACAAACAACCTCCAACCGACTCTTACCCCTGCTTGCCGGCGCCGTTGTGCTGATGCTGGTATTCGTCACCCAGAAATCCTGTTCGCAGGAACCTGAAGATGCACTCGTTCTGGAGAGCGTGCCCCAAGCGCCTGCGCCGGATGCGGACAGTCCTGCCGATACCATCAAGACGCTGACGGCCAATGTCGCCTCCATGACCACGGAAGTACAGGCTTTACGCAAGGACAATGACCAGCTGCGCAAAGAGAACCGCGATCTGCTGGCCAACCGTCACCAGATCGAGGAGAACGTCACAACCCGGGTCAAGCGTGAGCTGCTCTCCCATGAAAAAGACCGGGAGTCACGCGACCGGATCGATGCCGGTGTGCTTTCTTCCCTGACGGCACGTGTGGATGCGCTGTCTCAGTCTCTTTCCCAGCGTTACCCCAACCAAAGTGGCAGTGACATCCCGGTGGGTCTGGGCCTCGATGACGTCGGAGAGGGGGCTACAACTTCTGACAGCCTGATCTGGGTCGAACCGCTGGATAGTGTCGACGATGCTGCGTTAGAGGCCAATGGAAACAGTCTGCTGCAGAGGGTAGGTCAGTCGACCGGAAGTGCGTTGACATCGGCGACTGAAAAGACTCCAAAAATTAAACAGGCACTGACTCAGGAACTCAGCACCGTCCATCCCGTTTATACAGTTCCCCGAAACGCCACCTTGATCGGTTCAACAGCCATGACGGCCCTGGTCGGCCGGGTGCCGGTGCAAGGACAGGTTCGTGATCCGATGCCGTTCAAGGTTATCACCGGCGCAGATAACCTGGCCGCCAATGGCCTCACAGTGCCGGGCGTTCAAGGCATGGTGTGGAGTGGGACCGCTGTTGGAGACTGGACGCTTTCATGTGTGACCGGTCGCCTCGATTCGGTCACCTTCGTTTTCGAGGATGGCACCATCCGAACCATTTCCGGCGATGACCGAGGCAATCAGGGAGGTGGCGCAGAAAAGCCGCTGGGCTGGATCTCCGACGAACAGGGCATCCCCTGCATCACCGGTGAACGCAAGACCAACGCGCCGGCGTTTCTTAGCCAACGGATCGGTGTGATGGCCATCCAGGCGGCTGCGGAAGCGGCGGCTAATGCCGAGACAACATCGGTGGTGAGCAATGCGGGCAGTGTCAGCAGCAGCGTCAGCGGCGATACCGGCCGCTTCGTGTTGGGCAAGACCATTTCCGGCGGTAGCGAGGAAGTGTCGAAGTGGCTGTTGGAGCGCCAGTCCCAGAGCTTCGATGCCGTCTTCGTCCCGGCCGGCATCCGCATTGCCATCCATGTTGACCTGGAACTCCCTATTGATTTCGATACCACTGGCAGGAAACTGACCCATGAAACCGACCTCGACCCCTATCGCCGCACTCGGCTTGATTAG
- a CDS encoding TIGR03756 family integrating conjugative element protein, which yields MIRLRCLSFCLAIALWIPVTGFSGTTTTPQIVAQTTTAALSCMRWMPIGTCFWLHCSWSGCSVRTSIKVGHYNPDLVVSSYNELGGNPWVEIRATLGLAQKTAATTLLGSLLPIPIDSAGNRTEGSTEPREHRNLVFRETDAIGHPVASLASVSTGVGLLCQSQTTPFFPYFQSGLDALSWRQEVPEIFYLASLLPGLREIGTWPLQTWGGVYPRTGWTTQAEEPKAAAINAQRAGDIVTRAGQPHVYVPLSGAPYMHNDLISIIDNWIPDGLGGLVNHWIPNFSGQRVWPPGPLREKDRSTGTWQMLVPLPELTCGVFGSNDLASLSGWGGGRVDGAGDYAWNLWRPYKCCSRRGQMFLYSLDWFPYPP from the coding sequence ATGATCCGCCTGAGATGTCTATCGTTCTGTCTTGCCATTGCACTATGGATTCCGGTCACCGGATTCTCCGGTACAACGACCACACCACAGATCGTTGCCCAGACGACGACGGCGGCATTGTCCTGTATGCGGTGGATGCCGATCGGCACCTGTTTCTGGTTGCACTGTTCCTGGTCCGGTTGCAGTGTGCGGACCTCGATCAAGGTTGGGCACTACAATCCGGATCTGGTGGTCAGCAGCTACAATGAACTGGGAGGCAATCCCTGGGTGGAGATCCGTGCAACCTTGGGACTTGCCCAGAAGACTGCAGCAACGACTCTGCTGGGAAGCCTATTACCTATTCCCATCGACAGTGCTGGTAATCGCACCGAGGGAAGCACCGAGCCCAGGGAACACCGGAATCTGGTATTTCGTGAGACCGATGCCATCGGCCATCCGGTCGCCTCGTTGGCCAGTGTGTCCACCGGGGTGGGGTTGCTCTGCCAATCCCAGACAACCCCTTTCTTCCCTTACTTCCAATCGGGTCTGGATGCCTTGTCCTGGCGACAGGAGGTGCCGGAGATCTTCTATCTTGCCAGTCTGCTACCCGGATTGCGCGAAATCGGCACCTGGCCACTGCAGACATGGGGTGGGGTCTACCCTCGTACCGGCTGGACCACCCAGGCTGAAGAGCCTAAAGCCGCCGCCATCAATGCGCAACGGGCAGGTGATATCGTCACCCGTGCCGGTCAGCCCCATGTCTATGTACCGCTCTCCGGTGCGCCTTATATGCACAACGACCTCATCAGCATCATCGACAATTGGATCCCCGACGGACTTGGCGGTCTGGTCAATCATTGGATACCTAACTTTTCGGGTCAGCGGGTCTGGCCGCCGGGTCCGTTGCGGGAAAAAGACCGCTCCACTGGCACCTGGCAGATGCTCGTGCCCTTGCCGGAATTGACCTGCGGTGTATTTGGCAGCAATGACCTCGCCAGTCTCAGCGGTTGGGGTGGTGGGCGTGTGGATGGGGCCGGGGACTATGCCTGGAACCTTTGGCGTCCCTACAAGTGTTGTAGCCGACGAGGGCAGATGTTTTTGTATTCACTCGATTGGTTTCCCTATCCACCATGA
- a CDS encoding TIGR03751 family conjugal transfer lipoprotein, giving the protein MKPTSTPIAALGLISLVLAGCASTKDTVLPQDGPSMKAIYEGHVHEMNADNPQVIRGELGSRSIVSGDAALHGYTRDAFNEIDVLFPRLPNPTLVMYIFPHLAGGAGAPVPGYTTAFPMYEQVEYALPGEVRSQQGGGRR; this is encoded by the coding sequence ATGAAACCGACCTCGACCCCTATCGCCGCACTCGGCTTGATTAGCCTGGTGCTGGCCGGTTGCGCCAGCACCAAGGATACCGTACTACCCCAGGATGGCCCTTCGATGAAGGCTATTTATGAGGGCCACGTGCATGAGATGAATGCCGACAATCCTCAGGTCATTCGTGGTGAGTTGGGCAGCCGGTCCATCGTCTCGGGTGACGCAGCGCTGCATGGTTATACACGAGATGCTTTCAACGAGATCGATGTGCTGTTTCCTCGCCTGCCTAATCCGACGCTGGTGATGTACATCTTTCCGCACCTGGCCGGTGGTGCCGGCGCACCGGTGCCCGGCTATACGACCGCCTTCCCGATGTATGAACAGGTGGAATATGCGCTACCCGGTGAAGTCCGTAGTCAGCAGGGTGGTGGCCGCCGGTGA
- a CDS encoding TIGR03757 family integrating conjugative element protein, which translates to MEVFTTKEQKIRSDAHAESINPDQGIDLQVYLLDGIQQFESALSKKLPTDLKQAKQIALQRLQHLDAKLMAAMQQAAIGLTKATQYGVDRYPAIVFDGQAVVYGVTDVLTALAYYQAWRREGKR; encoded by the coding sequence GTGGAAGTCTTCACCACCAAGGAACAGAAAATCCGATCGGATGCTCATGCTGAGTCCATAAATCCAGACCAAGGCATTGATCTACAGGTCTATCTATTAGATGGAATACAGCAGTTTGAGTCTGCGTTGTCTAAGAAGCTACCTACCGATTTAAAGCAAGCTAAACAGATTGCTCTGCAACGACTTCAGCATTTGGATGCAAAACTCATGGCGGCAATGCAGCAGGCAGCCATCGGTTTAACTAAGGCGACGCAGTATGGTGTAGATCGTTATCCAGCCATCGTCTTCGATGGCCAGGCAGTCGTCTATGGCGTAACCGACGTGCTGACTGCACTTGCGTATTACCAGGCATGGCGGCGGGAAGGTAAGCGATGA
- a CDS encoding conjugative transfer ATPase: MKSVPTPSRREEQSEDLPVTTNQVKQLYERPPSFTDFLPWMEYNPASRTFLLEDGISVGALFELIPAGTEARTPAFMTQLRDAIQTALTDAIPEEDDAPWILQMYVQDDPSLQGFEKEIADYAQPGARESGYTRHFQQTLSEHLARITRPGGLFEDTAVTGTQWRGQVRRVRATLYRRLKPNGRVPSAVEIEESLNDVATKWVASLASAGIRVRRGTGRDLYEWLLKWFNPRPEITGGDPDKLLEIAPYPGDEDLPFGHDLADRLMLTMPRSDNASATWWFDDLPHTLVTIQGLRRAPEVGHMTAERQAGDHVFSLFDRFPEYTVMVLTLTAKPQDFTRNHIAQVKRAAVGDSAEAELTKEDAEAVEREMARGNKLYPLGIAFYVRGNDMKTLRANVNQLNALLLPNGLQPILHEADLLALDSYIRNLPMAYDAALEKSSRRSRLVFSSHTANLLPLYGRSKGTGHPGLVFFNRGAEPLVFDPLHRADRKKNAHMLILGPTGAGKSAMLVYLLQQMAAIYRPRIFIIEAGGSFSLLGQQFQAHGLAVNQVTLNPNTDVSLPPFAGALRVLQKGRQQSVRDDPDALEEDDKLGEEGTGRDVLGEMEIAARIMITGGDEREDARMTRADRLLIRNAIFLAAKTVKETGRDQVLTQDVVAALQSIGHDESLPDHRRNRAIEMGDGMALFCSGLAGHFFNRPGTPWPEADITILEMGILAREGYEDQLTVAYISMMSHINDLVERHQHDARPTLVVTDEGHIITTNPLLARYVVKITKMWRKLGAWFWIATQNLEDFPDASRKMLNMMEWWLCLVMPKEEVEQIARFKDLTDVQRSLLLSARKEPGKYVEGVVLSDNMEALFRNVPPPLSLALAMTEKHEKAERAAIMKDRGCGELEAVHIVVEGIAKTRGG, translated from the coding sequence ATGAAATCAGTCCCTACGCCCTCAAGGCGAGAGGAGCAAAGCGAAGACTTGCCTGTCACCACGAACCAGGTCAAGCAGCTGTATGAACGCCCGCCGTCGTTTACCGACTTCTTGCCGTGGATGGAATACAACCCGGCAAGCCGTACCTTTCTGCTGGAAGACGGGATCAGTGTCGGCGCCCTGTTCGAACTGATCCCAGCCGGTACCGAGGCACGTACACCCGCGTTCATGACCCAGTTGCGCGATGCGATCCAGACCGCGCTGACCGATGCCATTCCTGAAGAAGACGACGCACCGTGGATCTTGCAGATGTACGTCCAGGACGATCCGAGTCTTCAGGGGTTCGAGAAGGAGATCGCGGACTATGCACAGCCCGGTGCGCGTGAGTCAGGCTATACCCGCCACTTCCAGCAAACATTGTCGGAGCATCTCGCCCGGATTACCCGTCCGGGTGGTCTCTTTGAAGACACCGCGGTGACCGGTACCCAGTGGCGCGGCCAGGTCCGGCGTGTGCGGGCCACGTTATACCGTCGTCTGAAACCTAATGGTCGGGTGCCGTCCGCTGTGGAAATCGAGGAATCCCTGAACGATGTGGCCACCAAGTGGGTAGCCTCACTGGCCTCGGCTGGGATTCGGGTACGCCGTGGTACGGGTCGGGACCTCTACGAATGGTTGCTGAAATGGTTCAACCCAAGGCCTGAAATTACGGGTGGTGATCCCGATAAGTTGCTTGAGATTGCCCCCTATCCGGGGGATGAAGACCTGCCGTTTGGGCATGATCTTGCCGATCGCCTGATGCTGACGATGCCTCGCTCGGACAATGCCTCGGCGACCTGGTGGTTCGATGACCTACCTCATACGTTGGTGACCATCCAGGGACTGCGCCGGGCGCCCGAAGTCGGTCACATGACCGCAGAGCGCCAGGCCGGCGATCATGTCTTCTCACTGTTTGACCGATTTCCTGAATACACCGTGATGGTGCTGACCCTGACGGCCAAGCCTCAGGACTTCACGCGTAACCACATCGCCCAGGTCAAACGGGCCGCAGTGGGGGATTCCGCGGAGGCCGAACTCACCAAGGAAGACGCCGAGGCCGTGGAGCGGGAGATGGCACGCGGTAACAAGCTCTATCCGCTGGGCATCGCGTTCTATGTGCGTGGGAACGATATGAAGACCCTGCGCGCCAATGTCAATCAGTTGAACGCGTTGTTGTTGCCCAACGGGCTGCAACCGATTCTCCACGAAGCCGATCTGCTGGCACTCGACAGCTATATTCGTAACCTGCCCATGGCCTACGATGCTGCCTTGGAAAAATCCAGTCGCCGTTCACGACTGGTGTTTTCCAGTCATACGGCGAATCTGCTACCCCTGTACGGCCGATCCAAAGGTACCGGCCATCCGGGTCTGGTGTTCTTCAATCGGGGTGCCGAACCTCTTGTGTTCGATCCCCTGCACCGGGCCGACCGCAAGAAGAACGCTCACATGCTGATCCTCGGTCCCACCGGCGCCGGCAAGTCGGCAATGCTGGTTTATCTGCTGCAGCAGATGGCCGCCATATACCGCCCGCGCATCTTCATCATCGAGGCTGGCGGTTCCTTCTCGCTGCTGGGTCAGCAGTTTCAGGCTCATGGCCTGGCGGTCAACCAGGTTACCCTGAACCCGAATACCGATGTCAGTCTGCCACCATTCGCCGGTGCCTTACGTGTGTTGCAGAAGGGGCGTCAGCAGTCTGTGCGCGATGATCCGGACGCACTGGAAGAAGACGACAAACTGGGTGAGGAGGGCACCGGCCGTGACGTGCTCGGCGAAATGGAGATCGCGGCCCGTATCATGATAACCGGGGGTGACGAACGCGAGGATGCGCGCATGACCCGGGCCGACCGGCTGTTGATCCGTAATGCGATTTTCCTGGCGGCCAAAACCGTCAAGGAGACAGGCCGCGATCAGGTGCTCACCCAGGATGTCGTCGCTGCACTCCAAAGTATCGGTCACGATGAAAGCCTGCCGGACCACCGGCGCAACCGGGCCATCGAGATGGGTGACGGCATGGCGCTGTTCTGTTCAGGCCTCGCCGGACACTTTTTTAACCGTCCGGGCACGCCCTGGCCCGAGGCGGACATCACGATTCTGGAGATGGGAATACTGGCCCGGGAAGGCTATGAAGATCAGCTCACCGTCGCTTACATCTCCATGATGAGCCATATCAACGATCTGGTAGAACGCCACCAGCACGATGCAAGGCCGACACTGGTGGTGACCGATGAAGGGCACATCATTACCACCAATCCGTTGCTGGCCCGTTATGTGGTCAAGATCACCAAGATGTGGCGAAAACTGGGTGCCTGGTTCTGGATTGCCACCCAGAATCTGGAAGACTTCCCCGATGCCAGTCGCAAGATGCTCAACATGATGGAGTGGTGGCTGTGCCTGGTGATGCCCAAGGAAGAGGTTGAACAAATCGCCCGCTTCAAGGATTTAACCGATGTGCAACGCAGTCTGTTGTTGTCGGCTCGCAAGGAGCCTGGCAAATATGTCGAGGGTGTCGTGCTTTCCGACAATATGGAAGCGCTATTTCGTAATGTCCCGCCGCCGCTATCCCTAGCGCTTGCCATGACCGAGAAACACGAAAAGGCCGAACGGGCAGCTATAATGAAGGATAGGGGCTGTGGTGAGTTGGAGGCTGTACACATTGTTGTGGAAGGTATTGCAAAAACTCGTGGTGGATAG
- a CDS encoding conjugal transfer protein TraG N-terminal domain-containing protein, whose translation MTVDSYLELFTTLFGWTFYGILWDVLVGTGIVFLPFLGILIDNWREPAQGGEFGTVTGLSLRRMELELFIALLVVVLAGQPAALTPLNAASLNYTPPPTLIDPTPPTATVAAPQSTYGSTGFTGSPATVNIPVWWYAVLSMTSGFNHAVVEGLPSAADMRTYEQQARLATIADPRLRQEVSDFFSQCYIPARSMYQSERPATAAVNALLTTYGADDPDWMGSQVYRNTPGYYDTLRATTQVSGWAYNAARDTEYDPAAPPTWGRPYCKQWWEDASAGLREKLINEADATSAGFSGLVVAIAPALASEQQNDAVAKTVLANSPPSWSNNDLVAHNSGSTGLLSTVENVAKGGLASGGVVAASALFSVTMTAVLQALPMVQAVLLLGIYALLPMIVVLSRYSISMMVIGAMAIFTVKFWSVLWYLALWVDQNLILSMYPDVNVFLQIFANPGEHDSKRMLLNMITTSLYLGLPLLWSGMMAWAGVQVGRSLDHSSNPLIRPANDAGQKGGALGKAAISKGIKKK comes from the coding sequence ATGACTGTCGATAGCTATCTCGAACTCTTTACGACACTGTTCGGCTGGACCTTCTATGGCATTTTGTGGGATGTACTGGTCGGCACCGGTATCGTATTCCTGCCGTTCCTTGGAATCCTGATCGACAATTGGCGAGAACCGGCGCAAGGCGGGGAGTTCGGTACCGTCACCGGCTTGTCACTGCGGCGCATGGAGCTGGAACTCTTCATTGCGCTACTGGTGGTTGTATTGGCCGGCCAACCGGCCGCGTTGACGCCACTGAACGCAGCTTCACTCAACTACACGCCGCCACCAACTCTGATCGATCCGACACCGCCCACAGCGACCGTGGCCGCACCCCAGAGCACCTACGGTTCTACCGGCTTCACTGGATCGCCGGCGACCGTGAATATTCCGGTGTGGTGGTATGCGGTGCTCTCGATGACCTCGGGCTTCAATCACGCGGTGGTCGAAGGCCTTCCAAGCGCTGCGGACATGCGAACCTATGAGCAACAGGCGCGTCTGGCGACCATTGCTGACCCGCGCCTCCGCCAGGAAGTGAGCGACTTCTTTAGCCAGTGCTACATTCCGGCCCGGTCGATGTACCAGTCAGAACGACCCGCCACCGCCGCGGTGAATGCCCTGCTGACAACCTATGGCGCTGATGATCCGGACTGGATGGGATCGCAAGTCTATCGTAATACGCCGGGCTACTATGACACCCTGCGCGCCACCACGCAGGTCAGCGGCTGGGCCTACAATGCTGCCCGTGATACCGAATACGATCCTGCGGCTCCACCCACCTGGGGCAGGCCTTACTGCAAGCAGTGGTGGGAAGACGCCTCGGCTGGCCTACGTGAAAAGTTGATTAACGAGGCCGATGCTACCTCGGCCGGATTTTCAGGTTTGGTGGTTGCTATTGCACCGGCCCTGGCCAGCGAACAGCAAAATGATGCAGTGGCCAAGACCGTTCTGGCGAATTCCCCGCCATCGTGGTCGAACAACGACCTCGTGGCCCACAACTCCGGCAGTACCGGGTTACTCAGTACGGTAGAAAATGTCGCCAAAGGGGGCCTGGCCTCAGGTGGCGTGGTAGCTGCATCGGCGCTGTTCTCGGTCACCATGACCGCGGTCCTGCAGGCCCTCCCAATGGTGCAGGCCGTGCTCCTGCTTGGCATCTACGCCTTGCTGCCAATGATCGTGGTGCTGTCACGCTATTCCATCTCCATGATGGTCATCGGCGCCATGGCTATCTTCACCGTCAAGTTCTGGAGCGTGCTCTGGTACCTGGCGCTGTGGGTGGATCAGAACCTCATCCTGTCCATGTACCCGGATGTAAATGTCTTCCTGCAGATTTTCGCAAACCCTGGCGAGCACGACAGCAAGCGCATGTTGCTCAATATGATCACGACCAGCCTCTATCTTGGACTGCCACTGCTATGGAGCGGGATGATGGCGTGGGCGGGGGTGCAAGTGGGGCGTTCACTAGATCATTCTTCTAACCCGTTGATTAGGCCAGCGAACGACGCAGGTCAGAAAGGTGGCGCTTTAGGGAAGGCCGCGATAAGTAAGGGAATCAAGAAAAAATAA
- a CDS encoding integrating conjugative element protein, whose product MFGPYTLVQATQAPTEDSLWYYKIGGAEPVSLPANPAVTSVTLGGSAQLGLGYSCGRFDPVAAVTNTLNDIGSGIDNMMNAMTAAASAAIASLPALILQRANPGLYDLFQNALLKAEETMQLATKSCEQMEAEIAKGKNPYADLITLSKGNDWKFQMGVGGNDAVTAKDAVETANGDNGVPWIGGQAGGSGQPVLEFTGDIVKAGYNINMNRPITTAGPVPPASATRLTEIWTTPTEARNWVVDVVGENIVTTCDTCRKDSIPGTGLLPKLNQEATTVTTEIQNLVSGVTPPTLTNLDNITAPGVAITRQVIEAIREMPASEQSLIMGRLVSEISTARTVEKALYASRLLLSGRQVPEVYATEVAREHADKSIAELDKEIENLLFETRVRKEVVSDTIATLLQRAAARRQSSLKTPEVPTIDPRPLSNGRVQ is encoded by the coding sequence ATGTTTGGTCCATACACACTGGTGCAAGCCACCCAGGCGCCCACCGAGGACAGTCTCTGGTACTACAAGATCGGCGGGGCGGAACCCGTCTCCCTACCCGCCAATCCAGCCGTGACCTCAGTCACCCTTGGCGGTTCGGCCCAATTGGGTCTGGGATATAGCTGTGGCCGGTTTGACCCGGTGGCGGCCGTCACTAATACCCTGAACGATATCGGTTCCGGCATCGATAACATGATGAATGCCATGACGGCTGCAGCGAGTGCGGCCATAGCATCACTTCCAGCGCTCATCCTGCAGCGAGCCAATCCAGGACTTTATGATCTGTTCCAAAATGCCCTGCTGAAAGCAGAAGAGACCATGCAACTCGCCACCAAGTCCTGCGAACAGATGGAAGCGGAGATCGCCAAAGGCAAGAATCCCTATGCCGACCTCATTACGCTGTCCAAAGGCAATGACTGGAAGTTTCAGATGGGCGTTGGTGGTAATGATGCGGTAACCGCCAAGGACGCCGTCGAGACCGCTAACGGGGACAATGGCGTGCCCTGGATCGGCGGGCAGGCCGGGGGCTCCGGACAGCCGGTGCTGGAATTTACCGGCGACATCGTCAAGGCCGGGTACAACATCAATATGAATCGTCCGATCACGACGGCAGGACCGGTGCCTCCTGCATCGGCCACCCGCCTGACGGAGATCTGGACAACACCTACCGAGGCGCGCAACTGGGTCGTCGATGTGGTCGGCGAAAACATCGTCACGACCTGTGATACCTGCCGCAAGGACAGTATTCCCGGCACCGGGCTACTGCCAAAGCTCAATCAGGAGGCGACTACCGTAACGACGGAAATCCAGAACCTGGTCAGTGGCGTAACGCCCCCGACTCTGACCAACCTGGACAATATTACTGCCCCGGGTGTGGCCATCACCCGCCAGGTCATCGAAGCGATCCGGGAGATGCCGGCATCCGAGCAGAGCCTCATCATGGGCCGGCTGGTGTCAGAGATCAGCACGGCCCGTACGGTAGAAAAGGCGCTGTACGCCAGTCGACTGCTGCTTTCCGGCCGCCAGGTGCCTGAGGTCTATGCCACCGAGGTGGCCCGCGAGCACGCGGACAAGTCCATCGCCGAGCTGGACAAGGAGATCGAGAACCTGTTGTTCGAGACCCGGGTGCGCAAGGAGGTAGTTTCCGACACGATTGCGACCTTGCTGCAACGCGCCGCGGCCCGTCGGCAGTCGTCCCTGAAAACACCAGAAGTACCGACCATCGATCCGCGTCCGCTGAGCAATGGCCGTGTCCAATAA
- a CDS encoding DUF4007 family protein yields the protein MKFNPERMAFGRHETFAVRYGWLSKGFQAMDENSKVFESDEATVRLGVGKNMVSAIKYWLRACRMIDPVENIPTDLGTAILSEEGFDPYLEDEATIWLLHWLLATNAELATSWYWFFNRFHKPEFTGQELSTALIDFVNDQVTNKKKPSVSTLKNDATLLPRMYTQSRGNTRTPFEEALDSPFALLKLMSQSSGGRSYQTRPSSRPDVPLGVLGFAVCEMFEMKQTSVIPVEDLMYSKDNYPAIGSVFRLTENDLVTKLERLVEFIPGVFDIRDTAGQHQIYLSGTIDAIAFVTKHYENSRQGIAA from the coding sequence ATGAAATTCAACCCAGAGCGAATGGCGTTTGGCCGCCATGAAACCTTTGCCGTCCGATATGGTTGGCTGTCCAAAGGCTTTCAGGCAATGGATGAAAACAGTAAGGTTTTCGAGTCCGATGAGGCCACAGTTAGATTGGGTGTCGGGAAAAACATGGTGAGCGCCATAAAGTATTGGCTGCGTGCCTGCCGGATGATCGATCCCGTTGAGAACATACCTACCGATTTGGGTACAGCTATCCTTTCAGAAGAGGGATTTGATCCGTATCTGGAGGACGAAGCAACAATATGGCTTTTGCACTGGCTGCTTGCCACCAACGCGGAACTTGCCACTTCCTGGTACTGGTTTTTCAATCGGTTTCACAAGCCTGAATTTACCGGACAGGAACTGTCCACTGCCCTGATCGATTTTGTGAATGATCAGGTGACAAACAAGAAGAAACCTTCGGTCAGCACCCTGAAGAATGACGCAACTTTGCTTCCAAGGATGTACACTCAGTCTAGAGGTAATACACGTACCCCTTTCGAGGAAGCACTGGATTCTCCCTTCGCCCTTTTAAAGCTGATGTCTCAGTCTTCAGGGGGTAGAAGTTATCAAACACGCCCAAGCTCCCGCCCTGACGTGCCGCTCGGTGTGCTTGGTTTCGCGGTGTGTGAGATGTTTGAAATGAAACAGACCTCCGTCATTCCGGTTGAGGATCTGATGTATAGCAAGGACAACTACCCTGCTATCGGTTCAGTCTTCCGATTAACCGAGAATGATTTAGTCACTAAGCTTGAAAGGCTGGTCGAGTTTATTCCAGGTGTTTTTGACATACGCGACACAGCAGGTCAGCACCAGATTTACTTGTCCGGTACGATAGACGCTATTGCATTTGTCACTAAACATTACGAAAACTCACGACAAGGAATCGCTGCATGA